From Luteolibacter arcticus, one genomic window encodes:
- a CDS encoding sigma-70 family RNA polymerase sigma factor, with amino-acid sequence MSDVTVMLAAVEQGEPNAAEELLKLVYDELRKLAAFRMSQQPPGQTLQPTALVHEAWLKLVGSATPTFNDRAHFFSAAAEAMRHILIDRARRKQTRRHGGDLERVPMGEFEVMSPLPDEQMLAVNEALDRFSLQYPAQAQVVKLRYFTGMTNEEIARLLKVSVSTVKNYWNFSRAWLFREIDGEPD; translated from the coding sequence ATGAGTGATGTCACGGTCATGCTTGCGGCAGTCGAGCAAGGCGAGCCGAATGCCGCCGAGGAACTGCTCAAGCTGGTCTATGACGAGCTGCGCAAGCTCGCCGCTTTCCGGATGTCGCAACAGCCGCCGGGCCAGACGCTCCAACCGACGGCGCTCGTCCATGAGGCTTGGCTGAAGCTGGTAGGGTCAGCGACGCCGACCTTCAACGACCGGGCCCATTTCTTCTCCGCCGCCGCGGAGGCCATGCGCCATATCCTGATCGACCGCGCCCGCCGCAAACAAACCCGCCGGCATGGCGGCGACTTGGAACGGGTGCCGATGGGGGAGTTCGAAGTGATGTCGCCGCTTCCAGACGAGCAAATGCTCGCGGTGAATGAAGCGCTCGACCGCTTTTCTCTCCAGTATCCGGCGCAGGCCCAGGTGGTGAAACTCCGCTACTTCACCGGCATGACGAACGAGGAGATCGCACGGCTGCTGAAGGTGTCCGTTTCCACGGTGAAGAACTACTGGAATTTCTCCCGCGCCTGGCTGTTCCGGGAGATTGACGGCGAGCCGGATTGA
- a CDS encoding helix-turn-helix domain-containing protein, whose product MSGHHWKIWAQQVHTPLGSLVEVGEVVHSSGRMSRFRYLRRYALIVITRGEGHYEDESGRERSLSAGDWILVFPEIGHCYRPDRPGGWDEVYVMFEGPVFEAWRMHGQLDPERPTGRLADPESWLAEFKREMLEENSGSLLRLCAFQKLLAAALEGGGDASGATNSAPAWFADACRLLSRPEADAAQAAHDLGMNYETFRRKFKAHAGVAPHRYHRHQLVNVAARMLDSTDLKSAEIARTLGFSDEAYFSRVFKQVTGRSPRQYRTRQEAR is encoded by the coding sequence GTGAGCGGCCACCATTGGAAAATCTGGGCGCAGCAGGTCCACACCCCGCTGGGTTCGCTGGTGGAGGTTGGAGAGGTCGTCCACTCCAGCGGGCGGATGTCGCGTTTCCGCTATCTGCGACGCTACGCGCTGATCGTCATCACCCGCGGCGAGGGCCACTACGAGGACGAATCCGGCCGGGAGCGCAGTCTTTCGGCCGGCGACTGGATCCTTGTTTTCCCGGAAATCGGCCATTGCTACCGCCCGGACCGGCCGGGCGGCTGGGATGAGGTTTACGTGATGTTTGAGGGGCCGGTCTTCGAAGCGTGGCGGATGCATGGCCAGCTCGATCCCGAGCGTCCGACCGGTCGCCTGGCGGACCCGGAAAGCTGGCTCGCGGAGTTCAAGCGCGAGATGCTGGAGGAAAATTCCGGCAGCCTGTTGCGGCTTTGTGCCTTCCAGAAGCTGTTGGCTGCGGCCTTGGAGGGCGGTGGCGACGCCTCCGGGGCGACGAACTCGGCCCCGGCATGGTTTGCCGATGCCTGCCGGCTGCTATCGCGGCCGGAAGCGGATGCCGCCCAAGCCGCGCACGACCTCGGGATGAACTACGAAACCTTTCGTAGGAAGTTCAAGGCGCACGCTGGCGTCGCGCCGCATCGCTACCACCGCCATCAGCTCGTGAATGTGGCGGCCCGGATGCTCGACTCCACCGATCTCAAATCCGCGGAGATTGCCCGCACGCTCGGCTTCAGCGACGAGGCGTATTTCTCCCGCGTCTTCAAGCAGGTCACCGGCCGCTCGCCGCGGCAGTACCGGACGCGCCAGGAGGCACGGTGA
- a CDS encoding NAD(P)-dependent alcohol dehydrogenase has protein sequence MLAARMHEFHKPLILEEVPVPEIKADEILVQVKAAGMCRTDVQLLDGYFRKYAESKFPLTPGHEIAGIVHKIGSLVPKSAGFEEGDQVVVVGGWGDGTCRHCQEGNTQICSHGQWPGFGPYGGYSEFVPVPSRYLIKVDKSLKAEELAPLTDAGLTPYRGIKKLRNAGALGPNRVLGVVGVGGLGAYAVQYAKLLGGGATVVAFARHPDKLAVAAEYGADHVISTKGKSTADIRKELNNAVGKGDLDAVIDCAGAPEMIRMGFELLAVGGHYSSVGLVGDQIDIPLFPFVAREYTYHGSFWGNYNDLSEIMALAAQGKIKHTVKSITLQDANENLELLRTGDIVGRAVIRF, from the coding sequence ATGTTGGCCGCTCGCATGCATGAATTCCACAAGCCCCTGATCCTCGAGGAGGTGCCGGTGCCCGAGATCAAAGCCGACGAGATTCTCGTCCAAGTGAAAGCCGCAGGCATGTGCCGCACGGACGTGCAGCTCCTCGATGGCTACTTCCGCAAGTATGCGGAATCGAAGTTTCCGCTGACCCCCGGTCACGAGATCGCGGGCATCGTCCACAAGATCGGCAGCCTCGTGCCGAAGTCCGCCGGATTTGAGGAAGGCGACCAGGTCGTCGTGGTCGGCGGCTGGGGCGATGGCACCTGCCGCCACTGCCAGGAGGGCAACACCCAGATCTGCAGCCACGGACAGTGGCCCGGCTTCGGCCCCTACGGCGGCTATTCGGAATTTGTGCCCGTTCCCTCCCGCTACCTCATCAAGGTGGACAAGAGCCTGAAGGCCGAGGAACTGGCGCCGCTCACCGACGCTGGACTGACTCCCTACCGCGGCATCAAGAAGCTGCGCAATGCCGGTGCCCTGGGACCCAACCGGGTGCTGGGTGTTGTCGGCGTCGGTGGTTTGGGTGCCTACGCCGTCCAGTATGCGAAGCTGCTGGGAGGGGGTGCCACGGTCGTGGCCTTCGCCCGTCATCCCGACAAGCTCGCGGTCGCCGCCGAATACGGTGCGGACCACGTCATCAGCACCAAGGGAAAATCCACCGCCGACATCCGCAAGGAACTCAACAACGCCGTCGGCAAAGGCGACCTCGACGCGGTCATCGACTGCGCGGGTGCGCCTGAGATGATCCGCATGGGATTCGAGCTGCTGGCCGTCGGCGGACACTACTCCTCCGTCGGTCTCGTGGGAGACCAGATCGATATCCCGCTGTTTCCGTTCGTGGCCCGCGAGTACACCTACCACGGGTCTTTCTGGGGAAACTACAACGACCTCAGCGAGATCATGGCGCTCGCGGCGCAGGGAAAGATCAAGCACACCGTCAAGTCGATCACCCTTCAGGACGCGAACGAGAACCTCGAGCTGCTGAGAACCGGCGACATCGTCGGCCGGGCCGTAATCCGGTTCTAA
- a CDS encoding PSD1 and planctomycete cytochrome C domain-containing protein has product MRLHLLVLAPLTLPLAAEEPVDFNRDVRPILTKNCTTCHGGVKQAGETSFIYREEALGKGESGKTIVVPGDPAASELMRRIKSSDPDEKMPPPEEHPNGLEPAQIDTLERWIKEGAKWGEHWSFQKPVEPPAPVLKNAEWPQIGLDRHVLAKLEAEDLSPMPEAPPAEWFRRVTLDLTGLPPTLEEWEAFRQAVAANPKPAMVAAVDRLLASPQFGERWAAMWLDLARYSDTTGFEKDPHRDIWPFRDWVIRALNADMPFDEFTRKQLAGDLLEKPEPGDLIAAAFHRNTQNNTEGGTDDEEYRVAAVMDRVNTTWTAWNATTFGCTQCHSHPYDPFPHDDYYKFMAFFDNSEDSDLNNEFPKTKATNNPDQQAESQRVEKEIQHDRDVLNQAVLSLAKEISGWQTVKSDSAVASAATGKLEQQADGVFLASGTNPTATVFTVTTPASKLGVLRLDILPMSDDPAKWSEHGAVVTKLEIDRILADGARQPVKLKEVVCDFIAGPFDQHGVVQGGGGFGDYPVLRGPRTGWFVAEKVEDSPPGSRFEIRLKHGVTCNETQGCVMRKFRLAVSPDDRLTQYVMSPERAAAWIAHGQLKQAYGAIPGIMMPVMQERLPDATRDTRVFLRGNRMTKDKSVQPAIPGLTGGAKKKNGRLTRLDMAKWLTGPENPLAARVMANRLWAELFGIGIVETQEDFGSSGLPPANQPLLDHLALRLRDHHQWHLKPFLRELVLSASYRQSSKATPKVLEHDPKNQLASRGPRQRLTAEMVRDQALLVSGLLSRKQFGKPVYPPQPEGVWKSVYSGAKWDTSQGEDRYRRALYTYSKRTSGYPAFLTFDAPTRDACSARRISTNTPLQALVTLNDPAHIELAQAFAKRMEGASVEERLARGYKMLTLQDAPQPVIATLAKLHADAKGDYEKAPAESAKLGATPEEAAMVLVANTLLNSDLALTR; this is encoded by the coding sequence ATGCGTCTCCACCTGCTCGTCCTAGCCCCGCTGACCCTCCCGCTCGCCGCGGAGGAGCCGGTCGATTTTAACCGCGACGTCCGGCCAATCCTCACCAAGAACTGCACGACCTGCCATGGCGGCGTGAAGCAGGCCGGCGAAACCTCGTTCATTTATCGCGAGGAAGCGCTCGGCAAAGGCGAGTCCGGCAAAACGATCGTGGTTCCCGGCGACCCGGCGGCGTCGGAATTGATGCGGCGCATCAAGAGCTCCGATCCGGACGAGAAGATGCCACCGCCTGAGGAGCATCCCAATGGCTTGGAACCGGCGCAAATCGACACCCTCGAGCGCTGGATCAAGGAAGGCGCGAAGTGGGGCGAGCACTGGTCATTCCAAAAGCCGGTCGAGCCGCCGGCCCCCGTTCTGAAGAACGCGGAGTGGCCGCAGATCGGCCTCGATCGCCACGTCCTCGCTAAGCTGGAGGCGGAAGATCTTTCCCCGATGCCCGAAGCCCCGCCGGCCGAGTGGTTCCGGCGCGTGACGCTCGACCTCACCGGCCTGCCGCCGACGCTCGAGGAGTGGGAAGCTTTCCGGCAGGCCGTCGCCGCCAATCCAAAACCCGCCATGGTGGCCGCGGTGGACCGCCTGCTCGCGTCGCCCCAGTTCGGCGAGCGCTGGGCCGCGATGTGGCTCGATCTCGCGCGCTACTCCGACACCACGGGCTTCGAGAAGGACCCGCACCGCGACATCTGGCCCTTCCGCGACTGGGTCATCCGGGCGCTGAACGCGGACATGCCCTTCGACGAGTTCACTCGCAAACAGCTCGCGGGTGATTTGTTAGAGAAGCCCGAGCCTGGCGATCTGATCGCGGCGGCTTTCCATCGCAACACCCAGAACAACACCGAAGGCGGCACCGATGACGAGGAGTATCGCGTCGCTGCCGTGATGGACCGGGTCAACACGACGTGGACCGCGTGGAATGCCACGACCTTCGGCTGCACCCAGTGCCACTCGCACCCGTACGACCCGTTTCCTCACGACGATTACTACAAGTTCATGGCGTTCTTCGACAACAGCGAGGACAGCGACCTGAACAACGAGTTTCCCAAGACCAAGGCCACGAACAATCCGGACCAGCAGGCAGAGTCACAGCGCGTGGAAAAGGAGATTCAGCACGACCGCGACGTCCTCAATCAAGCGGTGCTGTCCCTCGCCAAGGAAATCAGCGGTTGGCAGACGGTGAAGTCCGACTCCGCCGTGGCATCTGCCGCCACCGGCAAGCTCGAGCAGCAAGCCGATGGCGTGTTCCTCGCCAGTGGGACCAACCCGACCGCCACCGTTTTCACCGTCACCACACCGGCGTCAAAGCTGGGCGTGTTGCGGCTCGACATCCTGCCGATGAGCGATGACCCGGCGAAGTGGAGCGAGCACGGCGCGGTGGTCACCAAGCTGGAGATCGACCGAATCCTCGCTGACGGCGCCCGCCAGCCGGTGAAGCTGAAGGAAGTCGTCTGCGATTTCATCGCCGGCCCATTCGACCAACATGGAGTGGTCCAGGGCGGCGGCGGTTTCGGCGATTACCCGGTGCTGCGGGGTCCGCGCACCGGCTGGTTCGTGGCGGAAAAGGTCGAGGATTCGCCGCCGGGCTCTCGCTTCGAGATCCGCCTCAAGCATGGCGTGACCTGCAACGAGACGCAGGGCTGCGTGATGCGGAAATTCCGCCTCGCCGTTTCTCCAGATGACCGGCTGACCCAATACGTGATGAGCCCGGAGCGGGCCGCCGCGTGGATCGCCCACGGCCAACTCAAGCAGGCCTACGGCGCCATCCCTGGCATCATGATGCCGGTGATGCAGGAGCGCCTGCCGGACGCCACACGCGACACCCGCGTCTTCCTCCGCGGCAACCGCATGACCAAGGACAAGTCAGTCCAGCCGGCCATCCCCGGCCTCACCGGCGGCGCCAAGAAGAAAAACGGCCGCCTGACGCGTCTCGACATGGCCAAGTGGCTCACCGGGCCGGAGAATCCGCTCGCCGCCCGCGTGATGGCGAACCGCCTGTGGGCCGAACTTTTCGGCATCGGCATCGTGGAAACCCAGGAAGACTTCGGCAGCTCCGGCTTGCCGCCTGCGAACCAGCCGCTGCTAGATCACCTCGCGCTGCGTCTTCGCGATCACCATCAGTGGCACCTCAAGCCCTTCCTGCGGGAGCTAGTACTATCCGCATCGTACCGGCAGTCGTCGAAGGCGACGCCGAAGGTGCTTGAGCATGACCCGAAGAATCAACTCGCCTCCCGCGGCCCGCGCCAACGACTGACGGCGGAAATGGTGCGCGATCAGGCACTGCTCGTTTCCGGTTTGTTGTCGCGCAAGCAATTCGGCAAGCCGGTCTATCCGCCGCAGCCGGAAGGCGTGTGGAAGTCGGTTTACAGCGGTGCCAAGTGGGACACCTCACAAGGCGAGGATCGCTACCGCCGCGCACTCTACACGTACTCGAAGCGCACCAGCGGCTACCCGGCCTTCCTCACCTTCGACGCGCCGACCCGCGACGCCTGCTCGGCCCGCCGCATTTCCACCAACACGCCGCTGCAAGCACTGGTAACGCTGAACGACCCCGCTCACATCGAACTCGCGCAGGCCTTCGCGAAGCGAATGGAAGGCGCGAGTGTCGAGGAACGTCTGGCACGGGGTTACAAGATGCTGACGCTTCAAGACGCGCCTCAGCCGGTGATCGCCACGCTCGCGAAACTTCACGCCGACGCCAAGGGGGACTACGAGAAAGCCCCGGCCGAATCCGCCAAGCTCGGCGCCACACCCGAGGAAGCTGCGATGGTGCTCGTCGCCAACACGCTGCTCAACTCCGACCTCGCCCTGACCCGATGA
- a CDS encoding DUF1501 domain-containing protein: MNVFQELHLDRARHVTRRHFLQNCSIGLGGIWLGSQGYGAALKKDPADPLRPDLSHFAPKAKRVIYLHMAGSPSQLELFDYKPELAKLDGKDCPKEYIEGKQFAFIQGVPKMLGSQFPFHQAGESRQWISDRLPKFEQVIDEVCFIKSMWTDQFNHGPAQLLMHTGSQLPGSPSAGAWATYGLGSENSNLPGFIVLTSGGKNPDAGKSVWGSGYLPSVYQGVQCRSQGEPVLYLKNPDGVSQALRRRTLDALNDLNQRVATDFGDPETVTRIAQYEMAFRMQIHASDAFDLKQEPETIHKLYGTRPGQESFANNCLLARRLAERGVRFIQLFDWGWDSHGTDKGTDLKQGFVDKCNQIDQPIAALLNDLKQRGLLDETLVIWSGEFGRTPMRENRGGVEMPYVGRDHHTGAYTLWAAGGGVKRGFSYGETDPVGYDAIIDKVSAHDFHATLMTLLGFDHKRLTYPFQGLDQRLSNVTKPSRVVKEIFA; the protein is encoded by the coding sequence ATGAACGTTTTCCAAGAACTCCACCTCGACCGCGCGCGGCACGTCACCCGGCGGCATTTCCTGCAGAACTGCTCGATCGGCCTCGGCGGGATTTGGCTCGGCTCGCAGGGCTACGGAGCGGCACTGAAGAAGGATCCCGCGGACCCCTTGCGGCCGGATCTCTCGCACTTCGCGCCGAAGGCGAAGCGGGTGATCTACCTCCACATGGCCGGCTCGCCGAGCCAGCTTGAACTCTTCGACTACAAGCCGGAGCTCGCCAAGCTCGATGGCAAGGACTGCCCGAAGGAGTACATTGAAGGCAAGCAGTTCGCCTTCATCCAGGGCGTGCCGAAGATGCTCGGCTCGCAGTTCCCTTTCCACCAGGCAGGCGAGAGCCGCCAGTGGATCTCCGACCGCCTGCCGAAGTTCGAGCAGGTGATCGATGAGGTCTGCTTCATCAAGTCGATGTGGACGGACCAGTTCAACCATGGCCCGGCGCAGCTCCTGATGCACACCGGCAGCCAGCTCCCGGGCTCGCCCTCTGCTGGCGCATGGGCGACCTATGGTCTCGGCTCGGAGAACTCAAACTTGCCGGGCTTCATCGTGCTCACCTCCGGCGGCAAGAACCCGGACGCGGGCAAATCCGTGTGGGGCTCAGGCTATCTGCCCAGCGTCTATCAGGGCGTGCAGTGCCGCTCCCAAGGCGAGCCCGTGCTATACCTGAAGAATCCCGACGGCGTCTCGCAGGCATTGCGCCGCCGCACGCTGGATGCGCTCAATGACCTGAACCAACGCGTGGCCACCGACTTCGGCGACCCCGAGACCGTCACCCGCATCGCCCAGTATGAAATGGCATTCCGCATGCAGATCCACGCATCGGACGCCTTCGACCTGAAGCAGGAACCGGAAACGATCCACAAGCTCTACGGCACCCGCCCGGGGCAGGAGTCTTTTGCGAACAACTGCCTGCTCGCCCGTCGTCTGGCCGAGCGCGGCGTCCGCTTCATCCAGCTCTTCGATTGGGGTTGGGACTCGCATGGCACCGACAAGGGCACCGACCTTAAGCAAGGCTTCGTCGACAAGTGCAATCAGATCGACCAACCGATCGCCGCGCTGCTCAACGACCTCAAGCAGCGCGGGCTGTTAGACGAGACACTCGTCATCTGGAGCGGCGAATTCGGCCGCACCCCGATGCGTGAGAACCGCGGTGGCGTCGAAATGCCCTACGTCGGTCGCGACCACCACACCGGTGCGTACACGCTGTGGGCCGCCGGCGGCGGGGTGAAGCGCGGCTTCTCCTACGGCGAGACCGATCCGGTCGGCTACGACGCAATCATCGACAAGGTCAGCGCCCACGATTTCCACGCGACGCTGATGACCCTGTTAGGCTTCGACCACAAGCGGCTGACCTATCCCTTCCAAGGACTCGACCAGCGCTTGTCGAACGTCACCAAGCCCTCGCGCGTGGTGAAGGAAATCTTCGCCTGA
- a CDS encoding nuclear transport factor 2 family protein — translation MKFQPKFLSFALALAIGWLAGTSAMNAAEKTPSAPEANKQLIRESFDRWRAGTGGPFELLAEDATWTITGNSVVAKKYATREEFLSTVIRPFNARVTKPLVPTVRSLHCDGDTVIALFDGEATARDGKPYRNTYAWFMEIKDGKIVTVTAFFDAIVFDEFWKRVAPKE, via the coding sequence ATGAAATTCCAACCAAAGTTCCTTTCCTTCGCCCTGGCCCTTGCCATCGGATGGCTCGCAGGAACCTCTGCCATGAACGCTGCGGAAAAGACACCGAGCGCCCCCGAAGCCAACAAGCAGTTGATCCGTGAAAGCTTCGACCGTTGGCGCGCCGGAACCGGAGGGCCCTTCGAACTGCTCGCCGAAGACGCCACGTGGACGATCACGGGAAATTCCGTCGTCGCCAAGAAATACGCGACCCGCGAGGAGTTCCTGAGCACCGTGATCAGGCCCTTCAATGCGCGCGTGACGAAGCCGCTCGTCCCCACGGTGCGAAGCCTCCACTGCGACGGCGACACGGTGATCGCCCTGTTCGATGGAGAAGCCACCGCCCGCGACGGCAAGCCGTATCGCAATACCTATGCATGGTTCATGGAGATCAAAGATGGCAAGATTGTCACCGTCACCGCCTTCTTCGATGCCATCGTCTTCGACGAGTTCTGGAAACGGGTGGCTCCGAAGGAGTGA
- a CDS encoding serine/threonine-protein kinase: MNSSPDPVIALFNEALGLAPEERVRYLDHACGGDAALRERVKSLLLAHDRAGDFMGEPVAILQQGTASEPAGEAAGDRIGPYKLLQQIGEGGCGVVFMAEQEEPIRRRVALKLVKPGMDTKSVITRFEAERQALAMMDHPNIAKVFDAGVTPTGRPYFVMELIHGIRITEFCDESALSTTERLELFVQVCHAVQHAHQKGIIHRDIKPSNILVTRTSAGDALPMVIDFGVAKAITGQRLTDNTLFTAFEMLIGTPAYMSPEQAAFTNVDVDTRTDIYGLGVLLYELLTGTTPFDARELLKVGLDEIRRVILDRDPVLPSTRLKCMEAGDLTATAQHRQSEPLRLIRVVRGDLDWIVMKAMEKDRARRYPTANALATDVQRYLADETITARPPGSLYKLRKWMVRNRLLAGSLLVIGLLLSAALAITSILLSREREARRQADLEKRRAQAAAATSQQVVTFLKETLAGVAPSAAKGRDTRMLREILDRANHRIAEGLAGQPEAEAELRYIFGVVYADLGAYKTSEQMFRRVLELLGRVSLPESVGAARAHSFLGLVLLRQSRWNESEAELQAALDLWKRLGLLEEIRAVETLANLSVLRRLEGRLEEAESLSRRVLELRRKILPPADSRILSASSNLGSVLVAAGKISEAEQLFRQLIEERKNREETEDHSIALIHHALGAVLQRQGKSGEARECYERAVAIRREMLVKGHPHLTSSLMALANLQRAAGKTGEAEALYREAFENSRNRTDEEDPTATAKALEDLIKLMLVQKKRIEVDALFSELMPPGFPITLENVPLWKIRAEFLARTGKWAEAMALGEKLVALQPGDHELYHTLAPLLIAEGEIEAYRELCDRILKRFVAPTDPFLADRMAKDCLIMPSAEGDVKAAAALAEVAVSKGAGRASSPLFHFCKALAEYRQGNFAEAIEWAEKVKGLLPHAAVEAGAILAMANHQLKQFDAARAHLAGSSAAFAKLPSLESGDLGGDWRDWIIARTLLAEARTLIEGSAR; the protein is encoded by the coding sequence ATGAACTCTTCTCCCGATCCGGTCATCGCCCTCTTCAACGAGGCGCTCGGCCTCGCGCCCGAAGAGCGGGTCCGCTATCTGGACCACGCCTGCGGGGGCGATGCAGCCTTGCGCGAGCGGGTGAAAAGCCTGCTGCTAGCCCACGACCGCGCGGGCGATTTCATGGGTGAGCCGGTGGCGATCCTCCAGCAGGGCACCGCGAGCGAGCCCGCCGGGGAGGCTGCGGGCGACCGGATCGGCCCTTACAAACTGCTTCAGCAGATCGGCGAGGGAGGCTGTGGCGTCGTTTTCATGGCAGAGCAGGAGGAGCCGATCCGCCGCCGCGTGGCGCTCAAGCTGGTCAAGCCCGGCATGGATACGAAGAGCGTGATCACCCGCTTTGAGGCGGAGCGGCAGGCGCTCGCGATGATGGATCATCCCAATATCGCCAAGGTCTTCGACGCCGGGGTGACGCCCACCGGCCGGCCGTATTTCGTTATGGAGCTGATCCACGGTATCCGGATCACGGAGTTCTGTGACGAGAGCGCGTTGTCCACTACTGAGCGGCTGGAACTCTTCGTGCAAGTTTGCCACGCGGTCCAGCACGCCCATCAGAAGGGTATCATCCACCGGGACATCAAGCCGTCTAACATCCTGGTGACCCGCACCTCGGCGGGCGACGCCTTGCCTATGGTCATCGATTTCGGCGTGGCCAAGGCGATCACCGGCCAGCGCCTGACCGACAACACGCTCTTCACCGCCTTTGAAATGCTCATCGGCACACCGGCCTACATGAGCCCGGAGCAGGCGGCGTTCACCAACGTGGATGTGGACACGCGCACCGACATCTACGGTCTCGGCGTACTGCTCTACGAGCTGCTGACCGGCACCACTCCCTTCGATGCGCGTGAGCTGCTCAAGGTCGGGTTGGATGAAATCCGCCGGGTGATTCTGGACAGGGATCCCGTCCTCCCCTCCACCCGTCTGAAATGCATGGAGGCAGGAGACCTGACCGCGACCGCACAGCACCGGCAGAGCGAGCCGTTGCGTCTGATCCGGGTCGTGCGGGGCGATCTCGATTGGATCGTGATGAAGGCGATGGAGAAGGATCGCGCCCGGCGCTATCCGACGGCCAACGCATTGGCGACGGACGTGCAGCGCTACCTCGCGGATGAAACCATCACGGCGCGTCCTCCCGGCTCTCTCTACAAGCTCCGGAAGTGGATGGTGCGGAATCGCCTGCTGGCCGGCAGCCTGCTGGTGATCGGATTGCTGCTGTCAGCGGCCTTGGCGATCACTTCCATACTGCTCTCCCGCGAGCGGGAGGCACGCCGCCAGGCCGACTTGGAAAAGCGCCGTGCACAGGCCGCCGCCGCGACCAGCCAGCAAGTTGTGACTTTCCTCAAAGAAACGCTGGCAGGCGTCGCTCCCTCGGCCGCCAAGGGAAGGGACACCCGGATGCTGAGGGAGATCCTCGATCGCGCGAATCACCGGATCGCGGAAGGCTTGGCAGGGCAGCCAGAAGCGGAGGCGGAGCTGCGCTACATCTTCGGCGTCGTTTATGCGGACCTTGGGGCTTACAAAACCTCCGAGCAGATGTTCCGGAGGGTCCTGGAGCTTCTCGGGAGGGTCTCGCTTCCGGAATCGGTTGGAGCTGCAAGGGCTCATAGCTTCCTTGGTCTCGTACTGCTTCGCCAGAGCAGATGGAACGAGTCCGAGGCCGAACTCCAGGCCGCTCTCGATCTGTGGAAACGCCTTGGCTTGCTGGAGGAGATTAGGGCGGTGGAGACGCTCGCAAACCTTTCGGTTTTGCGCAGGCTGGAAGGCAGGCTTGAGGAGGCGGAGTCCTTGTCGCGCCGCGTCCTGGAGTTACGGCGGAAAATTCTGCCACCCGCGGATTCCCGCATTCTTTCCGCGTCCAGCAATCTCGGCAGCGTATTGGTGGCTGCCGGGAAGATCAGCGAGGCGGAGCAGCTCTTCCGGCAGTTGATCGAGGAAAGGAAGAACCGCGAGGAAACCGAAGATCACAGCATTGCACTCATCCACCACGCTCTCGGGGCGGTGCTCCAGAGACAAGGGAAGTCCGGTGAGGCGAGGGAATGCTACGAACGCGCGGTCGCGATACGGCGCGAAATGCTGGTGAAAGGTCATCCCCATCTGACCTCATCGCTGATGGCTTTGGCGAATCTGCAACGTGCTGCCGGAAAGACCGGTGAGGCCGAAGCCCTGTATCGTGAGGCATTCGAAAACTCACGGAATAGAACGGATGAGGAGGATCCCACGGCCACCGCGAAAGCCTTGGAGGATCTCATCAAGCTGATGCTGGTCCAGAAGAAGCGGATTGAGGTCGATGCCCTGTTCTCGGAGCTGATGCCCCCCGGGTTTCCGATCACCTTGGAGAATGTCCCGCTGTGGAAGATCCGGGCGGAGTTCCTCGCTAGGACCGGCAAGTGGGCGGAAGCCATGGCACTTGGCGAAAAGCTCGTGGCATTGCAGCCCGGGGACCATGAACTCTACCACACGCTGGCCCCGCTCCTCATTGCCGAGGGGGAAATCGAAGCTTATCGCGAACTCTGCGACAGGATTCTCAAACGCTTCGTCGCGCCGACGGATCCATTCCTGGCGGACCGCATGGCCAAGGACTGCCTCATCATGCCTTCGGCGGAGGGCGACGTGAAGGCGGCCGCGGCGTTGGCGGAGGTCGCCGTGAGCAAAGGAGCGGGAAGGGCCTCCTCGCCCTTGTTTCATTTTTGCAAGGCACTGGCGGAATACCGTCAGGGGAACTTTGCGGAGGCCATCGAGTGGGCGGAGAAGGTGAAAGGCTTGCTTCCTCATGCCGCGGTGGAGGCGGGCGCAATCCTGGCGATGGCGAATCACCAATTGAAGCAGTTCGATGCGGCGCGGGCGCACTTGGCGGGCAGCTCGGCCGCATTTGCGAAGCTGCCATCCCTGGAAAGCGGCGATCTAGGCGGTGATTGGCGGGATTGGATCATCGCCCGCACGTTACTTGCCGAGGCCCGCACGCTGATCGAAGGATCGGCCCGATGA